A genomic segment from Psychrobacter arcticus 273-4 encodes:
- a CDS encoding phage minor tail protein L, with product MLSSDLQKLSVTGLVTLYELDATKLGGAIFRWHGHVNWEDWRKIFVWAGSTESLAGDSESLAGEDYFASTTETEIYRNIIWQGQTYTPIAIQSDGLEVRGDGRPSAPTLVIANKIDDTLGAVTAVCAFYNDFVGATLTVTHVLAKYLDAANFAVGNPTANPSESMTQYWYVEQKTEENEQTVTFELASPLSAQRKKIPTRNITPYCTWAVRGKYRGESCRYMGTSMFTEDGTATDDPALDKCGGRLVDCKLRFGENEPLNFGGFPASQLRGG from the coding sequence ATGCTCTCATCCGACTTACAAAAACTATCGGTAACAGGACTTGTTACGCTGTATGAGCTAGACGCTACCAAACTTGGCGGTGCTATCTTTAGATGGCACGGTCATGTTAATTGGGAGGATTGGCGCAAGATATTTGTATGGGCAGGCAGTACGGAATCATTGGCTGGAGACTCTGAAAGTCTTGCGGGTGAAGACTACTTTGCAAGCACCACAGAAACTGAAATTTATAGAAATATCATCTGGCAAGGTCAAACTTACACGCCAATCGCTATTCAATCTGATGGGCTTGAGGTGCGCGGCGATGGTCGTCCGTCAGCGCCCACGCTAGTTATCGCAAATAAAATTGACGATACGCTAGGAGCGGTAACAGCGGTTTGTGCGTTTTATAATGATTTTGTCGGCGCTACGCTTACAGTGACTCACGTACTCGCTAAATACTTAGACGCAGCAAACTTTGCCGTGGGCAACCCTACTGCTAATCCTAGCGAGTCAATGACTCAATATTGGTACGTTGAGCAAAAGACAGAAGAAAACGAACAAACGGTCACGTTTGAGTTAGCAAGCCCCTTATCTGCTCAGCGCAAAAAGATACCGACACGTAATATCACGCCCTACTGTACGTGGGCAGTGCGTGGGAAATATCGCGGTGAATCATGCCGATATATGGGCACATCAATGTTTACTGAAGATGGTACGGCTACTGACGACCCCGCTCTAGATAAATGCGGTGGTCGTTTAGTTGATTGCAAACTACGATTTGGCGAAAACGAACCGCTTAATTTTGGCGGCTTTCCGGCCAGTCAATTAAGAGGTGGGTAA
- a CDS encoding RNA-directed DNA polymerase: protein MKRIGNLYESVVSGESLWEGYLGAKKSKGGRRGCFQFEKSLGRELNELQEELANNTYKPRPYFKFIVYEPKKREIYAPAFRDCVVQYAIYLRVMPIFDKTFIDQSFACRTGLGTHKAAEYAQDALRRAGPNTYTLQLDIKKFFYSIDRPTLRKLLERKIKDKRLVDLMMLFADYPEPKGIPIGNLLSQMFALIYMNPVDHYATRVLKPAAGYCRYVDDFLLFGLTRAQALTYRKLLTDFVEQKLKLTLSRSTIANTKRGANFCGYRTWRSGRFIRKHSLYKTRKAVRANKLESVISHLAHASKTHSLQHLLNYAEQQNHGLYCQLPKIYHTRHHQAVERSGRINGVMRNRCSNVC, encoded by the coding sequence ATGAAAAGGATTGGTAACTTATACGAATCCGTAGTCTCAGGCGAATCATTATGGGAAGGCTATTTGGGCGCAAAGAAAAGTAAGGGTGGTCGACGTGGGTGTTTTCAGTTTGAGAAAAGCCTAGGCCGCGAGCTAAATGAATTACAAGAAGAGTTGGCAAATAACACCTACAAACCAAGACCTTATTTTAAATTTATAGTATATGAGCCAAAAAAGCGGGAGATATATGCCCCAGCATTTAGGGATTGTGTTGTGCAATATGCAATCTATTTAAGAGTCATGCCAATATTTGATAAAACATTTATAGACCAGTCGTTTGCCTGTCGCACCGGACTTGGGACACACAAAGCAGCTGAGTATGCACAAGACGCACTTAGAAGAGCCGGCCCCAATACCTATACGCTACAGTTGGACATAAAGAAGTTCTTTTACAGCATAGACAGACCGACTCTCAGAAAATTATTAGAAAGAAAGATTAAGGATAAGCGCTTGGTCGATTTGATGATGTTGTTTGCGGACTATCCCGAACCCAAAGGCATACCAATTGGCAACCTACTATCGCAAATGTTTGCGCTGATATACATGAATCCTGTAGACCACTACGCCACACGAGTGCTGAAGCCAGCCGCCGGGTATTGTCGTTATGTGGATGACTTCTTATTGTTTGGCTTGACCAGAGCGCAAGCGCTGACTTACAGAAAGCTCCTAACGGATTTTGTAGAACAAAAGCTCAAACTGACCTTATCACGATCAACGATAGCCAATACCAAAAGAGGCGCTAACTTCTGTGGCTATAGAACATGGCGCTCCGGAAGATTTATTAGAAAGCATAGCTTATACAAAACTAGAAAAGCCGTAAGGGCCAATAAACTGGAATCTGTTATATCGCATCTTGCGCATGCTTCAAAAACTCATTCATTGCAACATCTACTAAATTACGCGGAGCAACAAAATCATGGCTTATATTGTCAGCTACCAAAAATTTATCACACGCGACATCACCAAGCAGTTGAACGCTCCGGAAGAATCAACGGAGTTATGCGCAATCGATGCAGTAACGTATGTTAG
- a CDS encoding four helix bundle protein: MAVDSESNLDKKFIQTMKLLNIYLNHFPSHEKHGLALKIRQTAYDMYDYIVEAQKRYHKKTTLTNLDIKHEQLRMQVRLAFELSYFGHPKTEKMSVQKLNAKRYLVISASIDEIGKIIGGWIKSLKQ, translated from the coding sequence TTGGCAGTAGATAGTGAGTCGAATTTAGATAAGAAGTTCATACAAACTATGAAGCTTTTAAATATCTATCTTAATCATTTCCCAAGCCATGAGAAACATGGCTTGGCGCTTAAAATAAGACAAACTGCTTACGATATGTATGACTACATTGTCGAAGCACAAAAGCGTTATCACAAGAAGACGACGCTTACCAATCTAGACATCAAGCATGAGCAGCTAAGAATGCAAGTCCGACTTGCGTTCGAGCTGTCCTATTTTGGTCATCCTAAAACCGAAAAGATGTCTGTGCAAAAATTAAATGCCAAACGTTATCTTGTGATATCAGCAAGTATCGATGAGATCGGTAAGATAATCGGCGGTTGGATTAAATCACTAAAACAATAA
- a CDS encoding phage tail protein, whose translation MIKTFPWQIDMGASADKQYRVKKTQFGDGYTQHSSTGINNTTKNWSGTKTGALDTVIKPIEAFIDEHAGVLPFYWTDPHGNTKQYTCAGASIPQRKGDYWQITLNFEQFNNT comes from the coding sequence ATGATAAAAACTTTTCCCTGGCAGATTGATATGGGTGCGAGTGCTGACAAACAGTACAGAGTCAAAAAAACACAGTTTGGCGACGGCTACACGCAGCACTCATCAACCGGCATCAATAACACAACCAAAAACTGGTCAGGCACCAAAACCGGCGCACTTGATACCGTCATCAAACCCATCGAAGCATTCATTGATGAGCATGCGGGTGTGCTGCCGTTCTACTGGACCGACCCACACGGCAACACCAAACAATACACCTGCGCAGGTGCATCGATACCGCAACGCAAAGGCGACTATTGGCAAATCACGCTCAATTTTGAGCAGTTCAATAATACTTAA
- a CDS encoding zinc-ribbon domain-containing protein, which yields MANLIQCKDCGNQISKNAKSCPNCGAENKQTSIITWLALIFIGIPVLWSVFSGAANDTPSEPVAEVEEVSLSETLETFDLDQDNFDKRAWAAASYSQMLIKQSMKDPASAEFGSIRYVKASKEFPATICSQVNGKNSFNAYSGFKDYYLIPELGIYNIDDGTVEFKKAYNDFCILK from the coding sequence ATGGCTAATCTCATTCAGTGTAAAGATTGTGGCAATCAAATCAGCAAAAACGCTAAGAGTTGCCCCAATTGTGGTGCAGAAAACAAGCAAACTTCAATTATCACATGGCTTGCACTGATTTTTATCGGCATACCAGTCCTTTGGTCAGTATTTAGCGGCGCGGCTAACGATACGCCATCTGAACCAGTCGCTGAGGTGGAAGAAGTATCGCTATCTGAGACGTTGGAAACGTTTGATTTGGATCAGGATAACTTCGATAAGCGTGCTTGGGCAGCGGCATCTTATAGCCAGATGCTTATTAAGCAAAGTATGAAAGACCCTGCCTCTGCTGAGTTTGGGTCAATAAGATACGTTAAAGCTAGTAAAGAATTTCCAGCCACTATTTGTAGTCAGGTTAATGGTAAGAATAGCTTCAATGCCTATAGTGGTTTTAAAGACTACTATCTAATTCCAGAGTTAGGCATCTATAACATTGACGACGGCACTGTTGAATTTAAAAAAGCATATAATGACTTCTGTATTTTAAAATAA
- a CDS encoding phage tail assembly protein T translates to MAELSATLSNEELAEWMAYYNIDPWGGYRSDIQTAKIEAGITSYTGSLYDILSFNPNPLPAEQIEKRAKAAQIAKLERETQQMAKMFDVA, encoded by the coding sequence GTGGCTGAACTATCAGCCACATTATCCAATGAGGAGCTAGCGGAATGGATGGCATACTATAATATCGATCCGTGGGGCGGCTATCGTAGTGATATTCAAACTGCAAAAATAGAAGCTGGAATAACCAGCTACACAGGAAGCCTGTACGACATCCTTTCATTCAATCCCAACCCACTACCCGCTGAGCAGATAGAAAAGCGCGCTAAGGCAGCGCAAATCGCTAAACTGGAAAGGGAGACGCAACAGATGGCTAAGATGTTTGACGTTGCTTAA
- a CDS encoding tail completion protein gp17, with the protein MDASKLIKSVLDPIVAGRVYPLKVPETAAAIVKGKPYIVYTPITSIDITTDDGHTGHERVPIQIDVYATTYGEANDTMKLALKQISNNIEGAAFDGRSPFPDPDLYRQTADIRIWGTIF; encoded by the coding sequence ATGGACGCATCCAAACTTATCAAATCAGTGCTAGACCCTATCGTCGCCGGTCGAGTTTATCCATTGAAAGTACCAGAGACTGCTGCCGCTATAGTCAAAGGCAAGCCATACATCGTTTATACGCCGATAACTTCTATCGATATTACTACCGACGATGGACACACTGGGCACGAGCGTGTGCCTATCCAAATCGACGTATACGCAACTACTTATGGCGAAGCCAACGACACGATGAAGCTGGCACTTAAACAGATAAGTAATAACATCGAAGGCGCGGCTTTTGACGGCCGCAGCCCATTCCCCGACCCTGACCTGTACCGCCAGACTGCTGATATCCGAATCTGGGGCACTATTTTTTAA
- a CDS encoding HK97-gp10 family putative phage morphogenesis protein, whose product MSNDLMNIEFEVLGLSELDNALAELTLSMQKKTLEGALMKAALPIMKAAKKNANKSEAAHQLKYNDGQTFTIQPGTLKKSIGRQRMKKSKLPSVTVRVKKSRGKPYPYYWHFVERGNSRMVATPYLRPAFEQNVELAIQLFSEELTKRIDKLTQD is encoded by the coding sequence ATGTCTAACGATTTGATGAATATTGAATTTGAAGTTTTAGGGCTCAGTGAGCTTGATAACGCCTTGGCAGAGTTAACTCTATCAATGCAAAAAAAAACGCTAGAAGGTGCTTTGATGAAGGCAGCACTGCCCATCATGAAAGCCGCTAAGAAAAATGCCAATAAGTCTGAAGCAGCTCACCAATTAAAATACAACGATGGTCAAACGTTCACTATCCAACCCGGAACATTAAAAAAATCCATTGGAAGACAACGGATGAAGAAAAGCAAATTACCGTCCGTCACTGTCCGAGTCAAAAAGAGTCGTGGCAAACCTTACCCTTATTACTGGCATTTTGTAGAGCGCGGCAACAGTAGGATGGTAGCGACTCCTTATTTAAGACCCGCTTTTGAACAGAACGTTGAGCTAGCTATCCAACTATTCAGTGAAGAGCTCACTAAACGCATCGATAAACTTACTCAAGACTAA
- a CDS encoding phage head completion protein, whose translation MAKISRGRLSTPIGILRATATEDDYGDTISSFGEVSQTFCEWLPLSANAVIQAHTEGMTISAKLHVDLNTDINQTDKIKNLADNQVYEVITVMPVPADNKKIIICKVSNV comes from the coding sequence ATGGCAAAAATTAGTCGCGGTCGGCTTAGCACGCCTATTGGTATTTTGAGAGCCACTGCAACCGAAGATGATTATGGCGACACGATATCTAGCTTTGGCGAAGTCAGTCAAACGTTTTGCGAATGGCTGCCACTATCTGCCAACGCTGTCATCCAAGCCCATACAGAAGGCATGACGATCAGCGCAAAACTGCATGTTGACTTAAACACTGACATCAATCAGACCGACAAAATAAAAAACCTTGCTGACAATCAAGTCTATGAGGTCATTACTGTCATGCCGGTACCAGCTGATAATAAAAAAATTATCATATGTAAGGTGTCCAATGTCTAA
- a CDS encoding head-tail connector protein, with translation MITSSITLDQAKSHLRVMHTIDDAYIAGLIPTAHRLIADEIDRELTEDICLTPTGELSESLRHAALLVIGDLYQNREAQQTEQLHMNHALERLLNKYRKMGV, from the coding sequence ATGATCACATCATCTATCACGCTTGACCAAGCCAAATCACACCTTCGCGTCATGCATACCATAGATGATGCGTATATTGCCGGTCTTATACCTACCGCTCACCGCCTCATCGCAGATGAAATCGACCGCGAGCTGACAGAGGATATTTGCCTAACGCCTACTGGTGAGTTATCAGAATCTTTACGCCATGCAGCCCTGCTGGTCATCGGTGACTTATACCAAAATCGTGAGGCGCAACAAACTGAGCAACTGCATATGAATCACGCGCTTGAGAGACTACTCAATAAATATCGCAAGATGGGAGTATGA